The Kiloniellales bacterium nucleotide sequence CTCGCCGCTCGACGAGGACTCGATCCTCGAATCGGTCGAGGAGACCGGGCGGCTGGTCGTGGTCGACGAGGCCAACCCGCGCTGCAGCCTGGCGACCGACATCTCGGCGCTGGTCTGCCAGAACGTCTTCGGGGCGCTCAAGGCGCCGGTCAAGATGGTGACCCCGCCGCACACGCCCGTGCCCTTCGCGCCGGAGCTGGAGGACCTCTACATCCCGACGCCGGCGAAGATCGAAACCGAGGTCCGCTCGGTCATGGGCAACGGCGCATGAGCGAGGAGATCCAGGCGATCACCATGCCCAAGTGGGGCTTGGCCATGGAAGAGGGCAAGGTGGTCGCCTGGGAGTCCGGCGAGGGCGAGGCGGTCGAGGCGGGCCAGGAGATCCTGGAGATCGAGACCACCAAGATCACCAACGTCTTCGAGAGCCCGGCCGGCGGCCTGCTGCGCCGCTGCATCGTACAGGAGGGCGACACGGTCCCGGTCGGCGCCCTCCTGGGCGTGGTCGCGCCGGAGTCGGTGTCCGAAGCCGAGATCGACGCCTTCATCGAGCGCTTCCAGGCCGAGTTCGCGGTCGCCGCCGAGGCGGCCGCGGAAGCGGCGCCGGAACCGGAGATCGTCGCGGCCGCTGGTTATCAGATCAACTACCTGGCGACCGGCGAAGCCGAGGGACCGCCCATCGTCCTGATCCACGGCTTCGGCGGCGACCTCAACAACTGGCTCTTCACCCAGCCCGTCCTGTCGGAGACCCACCGGGTCTACGCGCTCGACCTGCCGGGACACGGCCGGTCCAGCAAGGACCTGGGCGAGCCGGACATGGCGGGTCTGGCCGATGCGCTCGGCGCCTTCCTCGATGCCCAGGGAATCGAGGCCGCCCACCTCGTCGGCCACTCCATGGGCGGGGCGCTCGGCCTCGCCTTCGCGCTCGACCGGCCGGAGCGGGTCGCCTCCCTCACCCTGATCGCGCCGGGCGGCCTGGGGCCGGAGATCAACATGGACTACATCGGCGGCTTCATCGAGGCCGGTCGGCGCAAGGAGATGAAGGCCGTGCTCGAGCTCCTGGTCGCCGACCCCATGCTGATCAGCCGCGACATGGTCAACGACGTGCTCAAGTACAAGCGACTCGACGGCGTCGAGCGGGCGCTGAGGTCGCTCGCCCAGGCGCTCTTCCCCGGGGGCAGGCAGCAGGAAGGGCTGGCCGGCCGGCTCGCCGGGCTCTCGGTCCCGGCCCAGGCGATCTGGGGCCGCGCGGACAAGGTCGTGCCGCCCGAGCACGCCGAGGCGCTGCCGGCGAGCGTCGAGGTCCATGTTCTCGGCGACGTCGGCCACATGCCCCACATGGAAGCCGCCGCCGAGGTCAACCGCCTGATCGGCGCGATAGCGGGCTGAGTCTGCCGATCGGGTTGCGCCCGCCAGGAGGAGCAGTCCTTCGACGCCGAGACGAGCCACGGCAGGGAGCGCATATCGATTTTCGTCGCGGAGTAGAATTGGGCGCTGCGCCGAAGCGGATCCCGTTTGCTCGCTACATTGATCGGGATCAAAGCAGCCACTGACCGCGGGCCTATGATGCTCGTGCAGATCCAGGCGGCCGGATCATTGTTTCACGAGTCGCTTTTTTTGAATTGAGGACCGCCAGGATCTCCTTTGGTTTCGACGGGGGCAGCTGCGCCGTGGGGGCACGAACGGCGCTCGGAGAAACTAGGAAGGCGTCATGCAAATCTTCAAGACAGCAAGGGGGGCCGCGGTCGTCGCGCTCCTCGGAGCCGGTTTCACCTTTTCCCTGACAACGAATGCCTGGGCCTCGGCTTCCGAGCCGCGGGTCCACAAGGGCGCCGAGGCCAGCGCGCCCGCGATGCCGGATGTTTTCGACGGCGACCTGCGCGATCTGCCGAGAGCGAAGGCCTGGAAACCGGGCGATCCTGTTCGCGAAGTCCCCAAACGCGTGTACCCGCGGCCGCCGCTCGATCAGTCAGCGCCGGGTCCCGCCTTGCCGGACGCCGACCTGCTTCCGGAGCCGCCGGAGCAGGTCCCGCTGGACGCGGAGTCCCGTGTCTTCACGACACCGGAACAGAACTTCGAGGGGATCGCCTTCACCGGCGTCGTGCCGCCGGAT carries:
- a CDS encoding transketolase C-terminal domain-containing protein, producing DDEEEVPDEPYTIPFGEANLTREGEDATIVAFGRMVKFANEAADVLEKDGISCTVIDPRTTSPLDEDSILESVEETGRLVVVDEANPRCSLATDISALVCQNVFGALKAPVKMVTPPHTPVPFAPELEDLYIPTPAKIETEVRSVMGNGA
- a CDS encoding acetoin dehydrogenase dihydrolipoyllysine-residue acetyltransferase subunit, which produces MSEEIQAITMPKWGLAMEEGKVVAWESGEGEAVEAGQEILEIETTKITNVFESPAGGLLRRCIVQEGDTVPVGALLGVVAPESVSEAEIDAFIERFQAEFAVAAEAAAEAAPEPEIVAAAGYQINYLATGEAEGPPIVLIHGFGGDLNNWLFTQPVLSETHRVYALDLPGHGRSSKDLGEPDMAGLADALGAFLDAQGIEAAHLVGHSMGGALGLAFALDRPERVASLTLIAPGGLGPEINMDYIGGFIEAGRRKEMKAVLELLVADPMLISRDMVNDVLKYKRLDGVERALRSLAQALFPGGRQQEGLAGRLAGLSVPAQAIWGRADKVVPPEHAEALPASVEVHVLGDVGHMPHMEAAAEVNRLIGAIAG